A single window of Scyliorhinus torazame isolate Kashiwa2021f chromosome 29, sScyTor2.1, whole genome shotgun sequence DNA harbors:
- the LOC140404015 gene encoding ferritin heavy chain, oocyte isoform-like has product MASQVRQNYHKDCEDAVNKQINLELYSSYVYLSMSSYFDRDDVALRHFAEFFKEQSHEEREHAEKLMEFQNKRGGRIILEDVKKPEQDEWSNGLEAMQRALQMEKNVNQSLLDLHKLSSGNTDPHLCDFLESHYLDEQVKMIKMLGDHITNLKRLGAPENGTGEYLFDKLTLD; this is encoded by the exons ATGGCTTCCCAAGTGCGTCAGAACTACCACAAGGACTGTGAGGATGCTGTTAACAAGCAGATCAACCTGGAGCTCTATTCCTCCTATGTTTACCTCTCCATG TCCTCTTACTTTGACCGGGATGATGTTGCCCTGCGTCACTTTGCTGAGTTCTTCAAGGAGCAGTCCCATGAGGAACGGGAACACGCTGAGAAACTGATGGAATTCCAGAATAAACGTGGAGGTCGCATCATCCTGGAGGATGTCAAG AAACCAGAGCAGGACGAGTGGAGCAACGGTCTGGAGGCAATGCAGAGGGCTCTGCAGATGGAGAAGAATGTGAACCAGAGTCTGCTggatctgcacaaactctcctctgggAACACTGACCCTCAT CTTTGTGACTTCCTGGAGTCTCACTATTTGGATGAACAAGTGAAGATGATCAAGATGCTCGGAGATCACATCACCAACCTGAAGAGACTGGGAGCCCCTGAGAATGGCACGGGAGAGTACCTGTTTGACAAGCTCACCCTGGACTGA
- the LOC140404016 gene encoding ferritin, higher subunit-like — protein sequence MASQVRQNYHKDCEGAVNKQINLELYSSYVYLSMSSYFDRDDVALRHFAEFFKEQSHEEREHAEKLMEFQNKRGGRIILEDVKKPEQDEWSNSLEAMQRALQMEKNVNQSLLDLHKLSSGNTDPHLCDFLETHYLDEQVKMIKMLGDHITNLKRLGAPESGTGEYLFDKLTLD from the exons ATGGCTTCCCAAGTGCGTCAGAACTACCACAAGGACTGTGAGGGTGCTGTTAACAAGCAGATCAACCTGGAGCTCTATTCCTCCTATGTTTACCTCTCCATG TCCTCTTACTTTGACCGGGATGACGTTGCCCTGCGTCACTTTGCTGAGTTCTTCAAGGAGcagtcacatgaggaacgggaacACGCTGAGAAACTGATGGAATTCCAGAATAAACGTGGAGGCCGCATCATCCTGGAGGATGTCAAG aaaccagagcaggatgagtggagcaacagtctggaggcaatgcagagagctctgcagatggagaagaatgtgaaccagagtctgctggatctgcacaaactctcctctgggAACACTGACCCTCAT CTTTGTGACTTCCTGGAGACTCACTACTTGGATGAACAAGTGAAGATGATCAAGATGCTCGGTGATCACATCACCAACCTGAAGAGACTGGGAGCCCCTGAGAGTGGCACGGGAGAGTACCTGTTTGACAAGCTCACCCTGGATTGA